The Astatotilapia calliptera chromosome 2, fAstCal1.2, whole genome shotgun sequence genome includes a window with the following:
- the LOC113029440 gene encoding uncharacterized protein LOC113029440 translates to MMSMELFFFIIVLLAGGTQALFPVDATTCDLRTSTCPCSPLLEGTVYIQVMTDASGREMKCLKVLPNETKTVFSLKKEKIMTDKEFNNRLTFIIKNGTLKITNLKKNDSGQYSIEIFNSNGVQEKNINFTLDVKDNSKVESKLSHSFPYLRLVFAALGSPLIAVSCCVVYRELKHLKKTSNKAAHDQKSLRFETENINLKCESEL, encoded by the exons ATGATGAGCAtggaactgtttttttttatcattgtgcTACTAGCAGGAGGAACTCAAG CTCTCTTTCCAGTTGATGCGACCACATGTGACCTCAGGACGAGCACATGTCCATGCTCTCCTCTTCTTGAAGGAACTGTGTATATCCAAGTAATGACTGATGCTAGTGGCCGTGAAATGAAGTGTTTGAAGGTGCTTCCCAATGAGACAAAAACTGTGTTCAgtctgaagaaagaaaaaataatgacagaCAAGGAATTTAACAACAGACTAACGTTTATAATCAAGAACGGGACACTCAAGATCACAAACCTGAAGAAGAATGATTCAGGTCAATACAGCATTGAGATCTTTAATTCAAATGGAGTCCAAGAGAAAAACATTAATTTCACCCTGGATGTTAAAGACAACAGCAAAGTTGAAAGCAAGTTAT CACACAGTTTTCCTTACCTGAGGCTAGTCTTTGCTGCACTGGGATCTCCTCTGATAGCAGTGTCATGCTGTGTTGTGTATCGGGAACTGAAGCATCTTAAGAAGACTTCTAACAAGGCGGCCCATGATCAAAAGAG ccTCAGGTTTGAAACAGAGAATATAAACCTTAAGTGTGAGTCTGAGCTTTAG